In Deltaproteobacteria bacterium, the sequence AGCGCGCGCACGCACTGCGCCAGCGCGAACACGCCGTCGCCCTTGTCCGCGAGCACCTTGCACATCGCCTGCGCGAGCCCGGCGCGGGCACCGTCGCCGTCGTGCAAGCGCTCGAGCATCGCGGCGGCGTGGCCGGCCCACGCCAACGCGTCGTCGTAGCGCGACAGGCCGAGCCCGACGGTGCCGACCAGCTCGGTCGCTGCGCGCACGAACAGCGCGTCGTCACCGACCGCGAGCGCGCCATGGGCCGCGTCCTCGAGCAGGCGGCGGCCGTCGGCGGTGAGGCCAGCCATCTGCGCGAGGTCACCCCGGAGCGCCTTCACCTCCGCGACCAGCGGTCGGTAGCCCGCCGCGCGCGCACGGGTGTCGAGCACCGCGGTGTCCTCGTAGGCCTGCGCGTAGCGGCCGAGGTGGCCGTCGACCTCGGCGGCAGCGAGCGCATCGCGGACGGCCTCGACCTCGCGCGCGACCGCGGCGTCCTCGGGCGGCGCGACGGCGGCCAGCAGGGCGGCGTCGTCCTCACAGCGTGACAGCTCGGGCAGGCCCGCGATGGCGTCGGCGGCATGGTGCACGATGGCATCGTCGGCCTGCTCGAAGCGCGCCGCGACCGAGGCCAGCGAGGCCCGTCGCACGTGCAGGCAGGCGCTGCGCCGATCGAGCAGCTGCTCGGACTGCTCGTGGCGCACGTGGGTGGCGGCGCAGGCGTCGTGGGCGAGCGCGGCCCAGCGGCCGGCGTAGTCGTCGAGCGCGGTGTTCACCCGCGCGGCGGTGTCGACCCCGAGCGACGCGCTGACCTCGGTGAAGCGGGTCGCGATCGCGTCGCGTCGCGCAGGCGACCACACCGACGCGAGCGAGGCAGCGGCGTCGGCACAGGGGTCGGCGGCGCCGGGACGCAGCGACGCGACCGCGAGCCCGCCGAGGCCCAGCAACGCCGCCGCCGCGAGCCACGGTCCGCGTGTGCGTCCGGGCTGCATCGCTGCGAGCAGCTCGTGCATGCTGGCGAAGCGTGCCGTGGGCTCGACCGCGAGCCCGCGATCGAGCGCGCGCCGAAGGTGCGCGGGCACGCGGATCTCCGGCGGCGGCGGGCGGCGTCGTCCGCTGCACACCGCGATCGCCAGCGAGAAGCGATCGCTGCCCTCGAACGGTCGCACGCCGTACAGCGCCTCCCACAGCGCCACGCAGAACGCGAACTGATCGGCGCGCCCATCGACGTCGAGGCCGCGGTGCTGCTCGGGGGCCATGTACGCCGGCGTGCCCGCCATCGCGCCGGTACGGGTGAGTCGCACGTCGACGCGGCCGCTGGCGTCGGCGCCGATCACCAAGCCAGCGGAGCGATCGATCACGTCGACGGTCGCACGCGCACGCAGCCGGTCGCTGACCAGCTCGCGATCGCTGCGCAGGCTCGGGTCTGGGCGCGGCCCGGGCTCGACGCTGCGCGCCGGATCGGTCGCGAGCTCGCGCTCCGAGGGCTCGCCGGGCAGCGTCGCGCCCGCGCTGCGGGCGAGCCCGAAGTCCAGCACCCGCACGCGACCGTCCTCGCCCATCATCACGTTGTCGGGCTTGAAGTCGCGGTGCATGAGCCCCTGGTCGTGGGCCGCCGCGAGCCCGCGGGCGGCCTGCACGAAGGTCGCGACGATCTCCTCGCGGCTGCGGGGCGCCGCCGCCAACCACTGCGTGAGGGTCTGCCCGCGCACGAACTCCATCGCCACGAACACGCGGCCCTCGAAGGTGCCGACGTCGTGCACGCCGACCACGTTGGGGTGGGAGAGCTTGGCGAGCGCCTGGGCCTCGCGCAGCAGGCGAGCGCGCCCCATGCTGCCGGCCTCGGCCTCGCCATCGGGCTGCAGCAGCTTGATCGCGACCCGCCGATCGAGATCGGGATCGAACGCGGCATAGACCACGCCCATCGCGCCCTCGCCGACGCGCTCGATCACGACGTAGCGACCGATCGCACCGCCGTGCGCGACGGCGGCGTCGGGCCACTCGCGTGCCGCCGTCGCCGGCGCGCACGCGGGTTGGGACTCGGGGTCTGCCGAGGTCTTGCGCGCGACCTCGCAGGTGGTCGAGAGGGGCAGCTCGGGCACGGGTGCTCCAGGGTCGATCGTACGACGCGCGACCCGTCGATCCACGATTGCGCCGCGATTGCACCGCCGCGGGCCGCCCGCGGACGGGGTCCCGGCCTCACTCGGGCCAGGGCTGCAGCGTGCGACTGGGACTGCCGTCGTGGATCGCCGGCCAGCCGTCGTCGCCCCACACGATGCGATCGACCAGCACCTGCCGCCCGAGCGCGCCGTCGTGGGTGCCGTCGCCGGCGTTGGTCCACGCGTGATAGACGAAGATGTCGTCGTCGCCGACGTGGACCACGCTGCCGTGGCCGGGCCCGACCCAGCGCTCGTTGTTGCCGAGGATCGGTGCGCCGTGCTTCTGGTAGGGGCCGAGCAGCGCGGGCGCCCGCGCGACACCGGTGCGATAGCGGTGGTCGTAGACGTTGCCGCTGTAGAACAGGAACCACTCGCCGTCGTGCAGCACCAGCCACGGCGCCTCGATCACGCCGCCCTCCCAGGTGCCGGGCTCGTTGACGAGCAGCTGCGTCGCGCTCGAGCCGGCCGCGAAGCCGGAGCCGTCGGGCAACAGCTCGCGCGCGAGGATCGGCGTGGGCGCGCCGACGCTGTTGCCGTCGATCTTGTACACGAGGTAGCGGGTGCCACCGTCGTCGGCGACGGTGGCATCGATGACGCCCTGGTTGTGCTGCACGAGCGGCCCGTCCGAGACCG encodes:
- a CDS encoding serine/threonine protein kinase codes for the protein MPELPLSTTCEVARKTSADPESQPACAPATAAREWPDAAVAHGGAIGRYVVIERVGEGAMGVVYAAFDPDLDRRVAIKLLQPDGEAEAGSMGRARLLREAQALAKLSHPNVVGVHDVGTFEGRVFVAMEFVRGQTLTQWLAAAPRSREEIVATFVQAARGLAAAHDQGLMHRDFKPDNVMMGEDGRVRVLDFGLARSAGATLPGEPSERELATDPARSVEPGPRPDPSLRSDRELVSDRLRARATVDVIDRSAGLVIGADASGRVDVRLTRTGAMAGTPAYMAPEQHRGLDVDGRADQFAFCVALWEALYGVRPFEGSDRFSLAIAVCSGRRRPPPPEIRVPAHLRRALDRGLAVEPTARFASMHELLAAMQPGRTRGPWLAAAALLGLGGLAVASLRPGAADPCADAAASLASVWSPARRDAIATRFTEVSASLGVDTAARVNTALDDYAGRWAALAHDACAATHVRHEQSEQLLDRRSACLHVRRASLASVAARFEQADDAIVHHAADAIAGLPELSRCEDDAALLAAVAPPEDAAVAREVEAVRDALAAAEVDGHLGRYAQAYEDTAVLDTRARAAGYRPLVAEVKALRGDLAQMAGLTADGRRLLEDAAHGALAVGDDALFVRAATELVGTVGLGLSRYDDALAWAGHAAAMLERLHDGDGARAGLAQAMCKVLADKGDGVFALAQCVRALALAQARWGPDSLHTARAHQALGMGYFALGRYAEAEAEFTRVETIVARDKGEHHPDYAQIGNALSATCYHQHGASACLDRFRRVVELTEQALGTEHEGVADVTNNLAIVLVEAGLLDEAERRATRALALRRRDYGDDHPGVGASLVALASVAQARGELQRAATLNDEGLAIYRDTRGPRHPDVAATLHQGASIRLALGDRAGARAQATEALELARELGRPRVEQDELRTLLAATEH